The DNA region ATTATAGAGCTTCTGCGCTTCGGCTTTGATGAAGCTGGCCTGCCGTTCGTTGTTGCAGTGGGTAATCACCAGCGTGCGGTCGGAGAAATCCTTGTGGCATTCCCCGATGAGTTCGACCAGACGGGTGAAGGCGCGCACCGAGCCGCGCGCTTTTTCAAAGAGCTTGATCTCGCCGCCCGGAGCGGTCATAATTGGGCGCAGGCTCATGGCGGACGCCACATAGCCGACAATTTTGTTCATGCGGCCGTTTTTGATGAGGTTATCAAGGCTTTCGAGGATGAAGAAGGTACGCATCCCATTGCGGAATTCGGTGACCTTTTCAACAACAGCATCGTAATCCATATGCGCCTCGATACATTCTTTAATCTTGATGCAGATCGCGATTTCTCCGGCGGTTGCCGACCAGGAGTCGAAAATATGGACCCGGTGTCCGCCCTCCTGTTCCACCATTTCCTTTGCGAGCATGGCGCTGTTGTAGCAGCCACTCAGATGGGAAGAAATCGTGGTGCAGAAAACATTTTTCGCTTTGCGGAATTTCTCCGCGAATGCCTCGGGAGACGGGCAGGCCGATTTCGGCACATGTTTGCTTTGTTTCATCGCTTTTACGAAATTTCTCACGTCGAGATGATCATCGTCAATATAGTTCACATTTTCGAGCATCATCGAAAACGGAACCGTCTCCGCGTCGAAAAATTTGATCAGGTCGTCGTCCAGTTCACAGGCGCTGTCGGTCACGAGTTTAAAATTATCCATCATTTCAATTCCCTTCATATGACGGCCGGGTGCCGCGGATGATATGTTTCAATAATAGCGCATTGCATTATAAAATGTCAATGTAAATCCATCTATTTGTGCAATCTTTCAATATTTATACAAAAGGATGCCGGAATACAGGCGTAGTCCCCGCCGGGCGATATTGACAAAGATATTGAAAAAAGGTAATATGTAAGCTGTGGCTAACAACGTGTTTTCGAATAAAATGAGCGTAGGTTAGTGGATGCTAACATACATAAGGAGAGGACCAAAATGACACTGGACCAGCTGAAGGTCGGGGGCAGCGCGGTGATCACCCGCGTCGGCGGCAGCGGCGCTTTGCGCAGGCGGCTTCTGGATATGGGGCTCACGCCCAAAACCCGGGTGATGGTGCGCAAGGTGGCGCCGATGGGAGACCCAATTGAACTGCATCTGCGCGGATATGAATTGACGCTGCGCCTGGAAGATGCGCGCGAAATCGATGTGGAGGAGGAATCTGTCCAATGATTTTTGCGTTGGCGGGCAACCAGAATTGCGGCAAAACGACCCTATTTAATCAGCTGACCGGCAGTAACCAGCATGTCGGGAACTTTCCGGGCGTAACGGTCGAACGCAAGGTCGGCGCCATCCTGCGCCGGGAACACGGCCGGCAGCGCCCGGGCCATGGCTTGCGGCGGGCGCGGGAACGGATGCGGCAGGGTCACGAGTGGAAGTATAACGGCAAGCCTGTTGAAGTGGTCGATCTGCCGGGGATCTATTCGCTTTCTCCGTATACAAACGAGGAGATTGTCACCCGCGATTTCCTCTTAAACGGGAATCCGGATGGGATCATCAATATTGTCGACGCGACCAATATCGAGCGCAACCTCTATCTGAGCATGCAGCTTATCGAGTTGGGTATCCCCATGGTGATCGCTTTAAACATGATGGACGAGGTGCGCGCCAACGGCGGCACCATCAAAATCGCGGGGTTGGCGGAGGATCTTGGCGTGCCGGTCGTGCCGATTTCAGCGGTCAAGAACGAAGGCATCGGGGAACTCATTGACACGGCGATCGCTGTCGCGGCCGCCCGGCAGAAGCCGAAACGGATGGACTTCTGCTCCGGCGCGGTGCACCGTGCGATCCACGCGACCGCCCACCTGGTCGAAGACCATGCCGAGCGGGTCGGTGTGCCGTCACGTTTTGCAGCAACCAAGCTGGTCGAGGGCGATACGCCAATGATGGAGCTTTTGCAGCTTTCTGAGAATGAAAAAGAACTGCTGGAGCACAATGTGGCCGAGATGGAGCAGGAGACCGGCACCGATCGGGAGGCCGCGCTCGCGGATATGCGCTACACCTTTATCGAATCGCTCTGCCATGACTGGGTGGTGAAATCCGGCGAGAGCAAAGAACATCTGCGCAGCCTAAAGATGGACGAGTGGCTCACTCACAAGTATTTTGCGCTGCCGATCTTTTTATGCATCATGATGCTGATCTTCTGGCTGACCTTTGGGGTGATCGGCAGTTTTCTGAGCGATCTGCTCGCGGCGGGCATCGACACGGTCACAGCGGCTGTATCCGCGGGGCTGACCGCATACGGCATCAATCCGGTGGTGCATTCGCTGGTGATCGACGGCGTGTTCGCGGGAGTAGGGAGCGTGCTTTCTTTCCTGCCGATCATCGTGGTGCTTTTTTTCTTCCTGTCGATCTTGGAGGACAGCGGCTATATGGCCCGCGTCGCCTTTGTAATGGATAAACTGCTGCGTAAAATCGGCCTTTCCGGCCGTTCGTTTGTACCGATGCTGATCGGATTCGGCTGTTCGGTGCCTGCCATTATGGCGACCCGGACGCTCGCCTCCGAACGGGACCGCCGGATGACCATCCTGCTCACGCCGTTCATGTCCTGCAGCGCAAAGCTGCCGATCTATGGCATGTTTACGGTGGCGTTCTTCCCGGAGCATCGCGCGCTGGTGATGATTGCGCTCTATATCCTTGGGATGCTGGTCGGCATATTAAGCGGGCTCATCCTGAAGAACACCGTCTTTCACGGGCAGCCGGTGCCGTTCGTCATGGAGCTGCCAAACTACCGGCTGCCGGGTGCGAAGAGCGTCTGCCTGCTTTTGTGGGACAAGGCAAAGGATTTTTTGACCCGTGCCTTCACGGTGATCTTCGTGGCGACCATTATTATTTGGTTCTTGCAGACCTTTGACACGCGGCTCAATGTCGTGGCCGCGGGCGGGGAGGCGAGCATGCTCGCTTCGATCGGACGGTTCATCGCGCCGGTATTCGCGCCGCTCGGCTTCACCGACTGGCGCGCCTCAACCGCGCTCATCACGGGATTCTCCGCCAAAGAAGCGGTGGTCAGTACGCTGGCCGTGCTCACCGGAACCAATCCCGCCTCCCTGCCGGTGGCGCTGCAGGGGATCTTCACGCCGCTCGCGGCCGGGGCGTTTCTGGTGTTCACCCTGCTTTACACCCCCTGCGTGGCCGCGATTGCTGCGGTGCGGCGGGAGCTCAACACCCGTTCTGCCATTCTGATGGCCTTTTACCAGAGCGGCATCGCATGGCTGGCGGCATTTGTATTCTATCAGCTTGCAGGACTGTTCATCCACTGAGGAGGCGTTTTTTCTTGAGTATTGGAGACTGGCTGATTTTGGGCCTTCTGGCGGCGGCGCTTTTTTTCGCGGTGCGCTACAGTATCCGCAACAAAGGAAAGTGCGGCGGATGCGCTGGTTGCCCGCATGCGGAAGGATGTACAAAAAAAGAAAAGGAGGAGCCTTAAGGCTCCTCCTTTTCTCTTTTATAGCCAGCATGCCTGCGAGTGTCCCGTTTTTATAAGCGCCATAAAAATCGAGCGCGGCCATGGCTTGCGGATTGTTGAGATAGCCGCGAAAAGACGCGACCCCTTCCGGCGGGTACTCCGGCGCCTCAAATTCGAGAAAGACCTCCCAGGCCAACGCCAAAGCAGCGCGCCGGTTTGCGATGATTTTTTGGATTTTCATAAGCGATGCCCCCTTTTGATCTGTTTGTCCCAGTATAGACGTTCCATCGGCCGGATGCAAGCACCGAACGGCAGGAGGCCCCGCCTTCCAGTGGGACCTCCTGCCGTGTTGTGTTTATCAAAAATGAG from Anaerotruncus rubiinfantis includes:
- a CDS encoding DegV family protein; amino-acid sequence: MMDNFKLVTDSACELDDDLIKFFDAETVPFSMMLENVNYIDDDHLDVRNFVKAMKQSKHVPKSACPSPEAFAEKFRKAKNVFCTTISSHLSGCYNSAMLAKEMVEQEGGHRVHIFDSWSATAGEIAICIKIKECIEAHMDYDAVVEKVTEFRNGMRTFFILESLDNLIKNGRMNKIVGYVASAMSLRPIMTAPGGEIKLFEKARGSVRAFTRLVELIGECHKDFSDRTLVITHCNNERQASFIKAEAQKLYNFKDICVMPTRGLASMYADDGGVVIAF
- a CDS encoding FeoA family protein, encoding MTLDQLKVGGSAVITRVGGSGALRRRLLDMGLTPKTRVMVRKVAPMGDPIELHLRGYELTLRLEDAREIDVEEESVQ
- the feoB gene encoding ferrous iron transport protein B — protein: MIFALAGNQNCGKTTLFNQLTGSNQHVGNFPGVTVERKVGAILRREHGRQRPGHGLRRARERMRQGHEWKYNGKPVEVVDLPGIYSLSPYTNEEIVTRDFLLNGNPDGIINIVDATNIERNLYLSMQLIELGIPMVIALNMMDEVRANGGTIKIAGLAEDLGVPVVPISAVKNEGIGELIDTAIAVAAARQKPKRMDFCSGAVHRAIHATAHLVEDHAERVGVPSRFAATKLVEGDTPMMELLQLSENEKELLEHNVAEMEQETGTDREAALADMRYTFIESLCHDWVVKSGESKEHLRSLKMDEWLTHKYFALPIFLCIMMLIFWLTFGVIGSFLSDLLAAGIDTVTAAVSAGLTAYGINPVVHSLVIDGVFAGVGSVLSFLPIIVVLFFFLSILEDSGYMARVAFVMDKLLRKIGLSGRSFVPMLIGFGCSVPAIMATRTLASERDRRMTILLTPFMSCSAKLPIYGMFTVAFFPEHRALVMIALYILGMLVGILSGLILKNTVFHGQPVPFVMELPNYRLPGAKSVCLLLWDKAKDFLTRAFTVIFVATIIIWFLQTFDTRLNVVAAGGEASMLASIGRFIAPVFAPLGFTDWRASTALITGFSAKEAVVSTLAVLTGTNPASLPVALQGIFTPLAAGAFLVFTLLYTPCVAAIAAVRRELNTRSAILMAFYQSGIAWLAAFVFYQLAGLFIH
- a CDS encoding FeoB-associated Cys-rich membrane protein, giving the protein MAGGICILSACRTVHPLRRRFFLSIGDWLILGLLAAALFFAVRYSIRNKGKCGGCAGCPHAEGCTKKEKEEP